One segment of Synchiropus splendidus isolate RoL2022-P1 chromosome 4, RoL_Sspl_1.0, whole genome shotgun sequence DNA contains the following:
- the si:ch211-198n5.11 gene encoding methylcrotonoyl-coenzyme A carboxylase 2 isoform X2, producing the protein MFRHLCRTTARWQVCLMCGLSSPSRWHSSRRSVFPVLRCPLLPIHQHVFEANQRNSQACQRRFMELLEQAQQGGGTSAVTRHTQRNRKLLARERLRLLLDDEDYLEFSPLAGVGRINGVWCVFIANDATVKGGTAYPITVKKQLRAQDIAVQNRLPVIYLVDSGGAFLPLQSEIFPDKNQGGRTFYNEAVMSSMKIPQVAVVCGSCTAGGAYVPTMAEEAVMVHRIGTIFLGGPPLVKAATGEEVTPEELGGARLHSQVSGCVDHFAAEEHEAFEVARNIVSTLNFRLSADVSEEAESPCFHPDELLGLAPRSYQNTLDVKMVISRLTDGSRFQEFKCRYGTTLVTGFAKIHQHLVGVVASNGQLTYEAALKGTHFIQLCDQRDLPLLFLQNTCPTPRHTLNTQQAEVNSNCLKAQGAMMSAVACSSVPKITVVIGGCHGADSFAMCGRAFDPNFLFLWPNARVSLVASTDEDMDVNRRLQEESSAFFSSGRLWDDGVIRPQDTRQVIGRCLDIMQQQTSAQKLPSPLLRI; encoded by the exons ATGTTCCGTCATCTGTGCAG GACCACGGCGCGTTGGCAAGTGTGCTTGATGTGTGGGCTGAGTTCTCCATCCAGGTGGCACTCGTCTCGCCGCAGTGTTTTCCCGGTGCTTCGGTGCCCCCTGCTGCCAATCCACCAGCACGTGTTTGAAGCCAACCAGCGTAACAGTCAAGCTTGCCAGCGCAG GTTCATGGAGCTGTTGGAGCAGGCGCAACAGGGAGGTGGAACTTCCGCCGTGACCCGACACACGCAGAGGAACAGGAAGTTACTGGCGAGGGAGCGGctgcgcctcctgctggacgACGAGGACTACCTGGAGTTCTCCCCACTTGCCG GTGTTGGCCGAATCAATGGCGTGTGGTGTGTGTTTATAGCCAATGACGCAACAGTGAAAGGCGGGACAGCATATCCAATCACAGTGAAGAAGCAGCTGCGTGCCCAAGACATTGCAGTTCAGAACCGCCTCCCAGTCATTTACCTGGTCGATTCAGGGGGTGCCTTCTTGCCCTTGCAG TCTGAGATCTTTCCAGACAAGAACCAGGGCGGACGAACGTTCTACAACGAGGCTGTTATGTCATCAATGAAGATCCCTCAG gtggcagtggtgtgTGGCTCATGCACAGCTGGTGGGGCTTACGTTCCCACCATGGCTGAGGAGGCCGTAATGGTCCACCGGATTGGAACCATCTTCCTGGGAGGGCCGCCGCTCGTGAAGGCCGCCACGGGAGAGGAGGTGACGCCGGAAGAGCTGGGGGGTGCACGGCTCCACTCACA GGTGAGCGGTTGTGTGGACCATTTTGCTGCAGAGGAGCATGAAGCCTTCGAGGTTGCCCGCAACATTGTGTCCACATTGAACTTTAGACTTTCAGCGGATGTTAGCGAGGAGGCAGAATCGCCATGCTTCCATCCAGACGAGCTGCTGGGACTGGCTCCACGCAGCTACCAGAACACACTGGACGTCAAGATG GTCATCAGTCGACTGACAGATGGAAGCCGCTTCCAGGAGTTTAAATGTCGATACGGAACCACGCTGGTCACGGGATTCGCAAAGATCCACca acatcTGGTGGGCGTGGTGGCCAGTAACGGCCAGCTGACATACGAAGCAGCTCTAAAGGGAACTCACTTCATCCAACTGTGTGACCAGCGAGATCTTCCACTGTTGTTCCTGCAGAACACCTGCCCAACACCcagacacacactgaacacCCAACAG GCAGAGGTCAACAGCAACTGTCTGAAGGCGCAGGGTGCCATGATGTCGGCGGTGGCTTGCTCCTCCGTCCCCAAAATCACTGTTGTAATTGGAGGCTGCCATGGAGCTGACAGTTTTGCCATG TGTGGACGGGCCTTCGACCCAAACTTCTTGTTCTTGTGGCCGAACGCTCGTGTATCTCTGGTGGCGAGTACAGATGAGGACATGGATGTGAATCGtaggctgcaggaggagagctCGGCCTTCTTCTCCTCTGGACGGCTTTGGGACGATGGTGTAATCCGGCCCCAGGACACCAGGCAG gTGATTGGACGCTGTCTGGACATCATGCAGCAGCAGACATCTGCCCAGAAACTTCCCTCACCGCTACTTCGAATCTGA
- the si:ch211-198n5.11 gene encoding methylcrotonoyl-coenzyme A carboxylase 2 isoform X1: MFRHLCRTTARWQVCLMCGLSSPSRWHSSRRSVFPVLRCPLLPIHQHVFEANQRNSQACQRRFMELLEQAQQGGGTSAVTRHTQRNRKLLARERLRLLLDDEDYLEFSPLAGLGLPYGDIPSAGCLTGVGRINGVWCVFIANDATVKGGTAYPITVKKQLRAQDIAVQNRLPVIYLVDSGGAFLPLQSEIFPDKNQGGRTFYNEAVMSSMKIPQVAVVCGSCTAGGAYVPTMAEEAVMVHRIGTIFLGGPPLVKAATGEEVTPEELGGARLHSQVSGCVDHFAAEEHEAFEVARNIVSTLNFRLSADVSEEAESPCFHPDELLGLAPRSYQNTLDVKMVISRLTDGSRFQEFKCRYGTTLVTGFAKIHQHLVGVVASNGQLTYEAALKGTHFIQLCDQRDLPLLFLQNTCPTPRHTLNTQQAEVNSNCLKAQGAMMSAVACSSVPKITVVIGGCHGADSFAMCGRAFDPNFLFLWPNARVSLVASTDEDMDVNRRLQEESSAFFSSGRLWDDGVIRPQDTRQVIGRCLDIMQQQTSAQKLPSPLLRI; the protein is encoded by the exons ATGTTCCGTCATCTGTGCAG GACCACGGCGCGTTGGCAAGTGTGCTTGATGTGTGGGCTGAGTTCTCCATCCAGGTGGCACTCGTCTCGCCGCAGTGTTTTCCCGGTGCTTCGGTGCCCCCTGCTGCCAATCCACCAGCACGTGTTTGAAGCCAACCAGCGTAACAGTCAAGCTTGCCAGCGCAG GTTCATGGAGCTGTTGGAGCAGGCGCAACAGGGAGGTGGAACTTCCGCCGTGACCCGACACACGCAGAGGAACAGGAAGTTACTGGCGAGGGAGCGGctgcgcctcctgctggacgACGAGGACTACCTGGAGTTCTCCCCACTTGCCGGTCTGGGTCTGCCGTACGGAGACATTCCTTCTGCTGGCTGTTTAACGG GTGTTGGCCGAATCAATGGCGTGTGGTGTGTGTTTATAGCCAATGACGCAACAGTGAAAGGCGGGACAGCATATCCAATCACAGTGAAGAAGCAGCTGCGTGCCCAAGACATTGCAGTTCAGAACCGCCTCCCAGTCATTTACCTGGTCGATTCAGGGGGTGCCTTCTTGCCCTTGCAG TCTGAGATCTTTCCAGACAAGAACCAGGGCGGACGAACGTTCTACAACGAGGCTGTTATGTCATCAATGAAGATCCCTCAG gtggcagtggtgtgTGGCTCATGCACAGCTGGTGGGGCTTACGTTCCCACCATGGCTGAGGAGGCCGTAATGGTCCACCGGATTGGAACCATCTTCCTGGGAGGGCCGCCGCTCGTGAAGGCCGCCACGGGAGAGGAGGTGACGCCGGAAGAGCTGGGGGGTGCACGGCTCCACTCACA GGTGAGCGGTTGTGTGGACCATTTTGCTGCAGAGGAGCATGAAGCCTTCGAGGTTGCCCGCAACATTGTGTCCACATTGAACTTTAGACTTTCAGCGGATGTTAGCGAGGAGGCAGAATCGCCATGCTTCCATCCAGACGAGCTGCTGGGACTGGCTCCACGCAGCTACCAGAACACACTGGACGTCAAGATG GTCATCAGTCGACTGACAGATGGAAGCCGCTTCCAGGAGTTTAAATGTCGATACGGAACCACGCTGGTCACGGGATTCGCAAAGATCCACca acatcTGGTGGGCGTGGTGGCCAGTAACGGCCAGCTGACATACGAAGCAGCTCTAAAGGGAACTCACTTCATCCAACTGTGTGACCAGCGAGATCTTCCACTGTTGTTCCTGCAGAACACCTGCCCAACACCcagacacacactgaacacCCAACAG GCAGAGGTCAACAGCAACTGTCTGAAGGCGCAGGGTGCCATGATGTCGGCGGTGGCTTGCTCCTCCGTCCCCAAAATCACTGTTGTAATTGGAGGCTGCCATGGAGCTGACAGTTTTGCCATG TGTGGACGGGCCTTCGACCCAAACTTCTTGTTCTTGTGGCCGAACGCTCGTGTATCTCTGGTGGCGAGTACAGATGAGGACATGGATGTGAATCGtaggctgcaggaggagagctCGGCCTTCTTCTCCTCTGGACGGCTTTGGGACGATGGTGTAATCCGGCCCCAGGACACCAGGCAG gTGATTGGACGCTGTCTGGACATCATGCAGCAGCAGACATCTGCCCAGAAACTTCCCTCACCGCTACTTCGAATCTGA